TAAAATCCAGCGTGGCTTTCAGCGTGGTCGATTTGCCCGAACCCGTAGGGCCCGTAACCAGAATGATTCCGTGCGGCTCGTTGGCAAGCTTGGCGAACATCTCCAAATGGTCGGCCGCCATGCCGATATTTTGCAACGTCAGCGCTTTCTGTTCTTTCAGCAGCAGACGCATAACGATTGACTCGCCCCACAGACCCGGCAGGCACGAAACGCGGAT
This Candidatus Hydrogenedentota bacterium DNA region includes the following protein-coding sequences:
- the tadA gene encoding Flp pilus assembly complex ATPase component TadA; the protein is EPKETEFEIRYRIDGVLQRRLVLPRSRFDAVASRLKLIAGMDIAERRLPQDGRIGTRISGIELDIRVSCLPGLWGESIVMRLLLKEQKALTLQNIGMAADHLEMFAKLANEPHGIILVTGPTGSGKSTTLKATLDF